Proteins encoded in a region of the Gemmatimonadaceae bacterium genome:
- the recR gene encoding recombination mediator RecR encodes MSAIDDLASELAKLPGIGRKTALRLTYHLLRQPAEQSRRLADALATLSERVHPCERCFNLTEGELCAICSDPRRDPSLICVVEEASDIGAIERAGEFRGLYHVLGGRLSPLDGIGPENLQIDELVRRVATNEIKEVIIATNPSLEGEATALYVQRQLASRPITISRIARGLPVGGDLEYADGVTIAQALAARRSM; translated from the coding sequence TTGTCCGCCATCGACGATCTCGCTTCCGAGCTCGCCAAGCTACCAGGCATTGGCCGCAAGACGGCGCTGCGGCTCACCTATCATTTGCTCAGGCAGCCTGCTGAGCAGAGTCGCCGCCTGGCCGACGCACTCGCGACGTTGAGCGAGCGCGTTCACCCTTGCGAACGCTGTTTCAACCTGACTGAGGGCGAGTTGTGCGCGATCTGCAGCGATCCGCGCCGTGACCCGTCTCTGATCTGCGTTGTCGAGGAGGCATCGGACATCGGCGCCATCGAGCGCGCTGGCGAATTCCGTGGGCTGTACCACGTGCTTGGTGGTCGGCTCTCACCGCTCGACGGTATCGGTCCGGAGAATCTGCAAATCGACGAACTCGTTCGTCGCGTTGCGACGAACGAGATCAAGGAGGTGATCATCGCGACAAACCCGAGTCTCGAAGGCGAAGCCACGGCCCTCTACGTTCAACGTCAACTCGCCTCACGACCGATCACCATATCGCGAATTGCGCGCGGGCTCCCCGTGGGCGGCGACCTCGAGTACGCCGACGGGGTAACAATTGCGCAGGCCCTGGCTGCAAGGAGGAGCATGTGA
- a CDS encoding YbaB/EbfC family nucleoid-associated protein: MRDFMKILQQAQEMQGKFQKIQEDLQQLTITGTAGGGLVSAEVSGTGQIRRIKLDPSVINASDPEMLEDLIVVALADAQKKAQDQAQAEMGKLTGGLNLPFKLPFGG, translated from the coding sequence ATGCGCGACTTCATGAAAATCCTGCAGCAAGCGCAGGAGATGCAGGGCAAATTCCAGAAGATCCAGGAAGATCTTCAGCAGCTCACCATAACCGGTACCGCCGGTGGTGGCCTAGTCAGCGCCGAGGTGAGTGGCACTGGCCAGATTCGTCGCATCAAGCTCGATCCGTCCGTGATCAACGCATCCGATCCTGAAATGCTCGAGGATCTGATCGTCGTTGCGCTCGCGGATGCGCAGAAGAAGGCCCAGGATCAGGCGCAGGCGGAGATGGGCAAGCTGACGGGCGGACTGAATCTGCCCTTCAAGCTTCCATTTGGAGGCTAG